In Colletotrichum lupini chromosome 6, complete sequence, a single window of DNA contains:
- a CDS encoding benzoate 4-monooxygenase cytochrome P450: MHAIDVLQSLEACGLSFLVGIILHVSVFRSGEWDLSAQRIITNFTLAYVATVGVTMALPSLIPMVSRTSLEATSLAQVSKVSAILLSSLTAGIYTSMLVYRGLFHRLREFPGPFLAKFTNLYVTFKIWNRMHLHEDVRKLHQKYGDVVRIGPTELSINKPGAIDAVFLDTDCMKGPWYNLLHPMVSMQMVRDKEAHSRRRKAWEYGFTSKSLRDYEPRVLKYTDQLLAGIEASAGSKSNVSLWFNFYSFDVMGEFSLGHGFRMLEDGVAHFYMNSLHDETKAVGRFTHAMWALPLYRKMAIWNAGVKKFKTWISGQVQQRIQNKPESPDIFTWVLEDYEAKKEHSVQDMLNFDTVAAVLSCLFMELARHPKEYRKLQDEVDEYFRGHDKPEHAALSKLRYLQACIDESLRLHPPVPSGVQRMTPPEGLQVDDVWLPGDTIVFVPSYTQYRDARFFERPDDFIPERWIDQPELIKNASVYVPFSTGHDVCIGKQLGLLETRFVTSAIVHKYNLRYAQGQTGEMFLEGNKDTGTLTVAPLNVVFSPRKA; the protein is encoded by the exons ATGCACGCAATCGATGTTCTTCAGTCTCTAGAAGCCTGCGGGCTCTCCTTCCTCGTCGGAATCATCCTCCATGTCTCCGTCTTCCGGTCCGGTGAATGGGATCTCTCGGCACAACGCATCATCACGAACTTCACACTCGCCTATGTAGCAACTGTCGGGGTCACCATGGCGTTGCCGTCCTTGATCCCCATGGTTTCTAGAACCTCATTGGAAGCGACCAGCTTGGCCCAAGTCTCCAAAGTTAGTGCTATACTCTTGTCTTCACTTACGGCAGGCATCTACACGAGCATGTTAGTCTACCGAGGCCTATTCCACCGCCTGCGTGAATTTCCCGGCCCCTTTCTTGCCAAGTTCACAAATCTCTACGTCACGTTCAAGATCTGGAACCGGATGCACCTCCATGAGGACGTGCGAAAGCTACACCAGAAGTACGGCGATGTGGTGAGGATTGGCCCGACCGAACTCTCGATCAACAAGCCCGGCGCCATCGACGCCGTCTTCCTGGACACGGATTGCATGAAAGGACCATGGTATAATTTGCTTCATCCCATGGTCTCAATGCAAATGGTTCGCGATAAAGAGGCGCATTCTAGACGACGAAAAGCGTGGGAATACGGCTTCACCTCGAAAT CACTTCGCGATTACGAGCCCCGCGTCCTCAAATACACCGACCAACTCCTCGCCGGCATCGAAGCCAGCGCAGGCTCCAAGTCCAACGTATCCCTGTGGTTCAACTTTTACAGCTTTGATGTCATGGGCGAGTTCTCCTTGGGCCATGGGTTCCGCATGCTTGAAGATGGCGTCGCGCACTTTTACATGAACTCGCTGCACGACGAGACCAAGGCCGTCGGGCGCTTTACGCACGCCATGTGGGCTCTGCCGCTGTATCGCAAGATGGCGATTTGGAATGCCGGCGTCAAGAAGTTCAAGACGTGGATCTCGGGCCAGGTGCAACAGCGGATCCAGAATAAGCCCGAGAGCCCCGATATATTTACGTGGGTGTTGGAGGATTACGAAGCTAAGAAGGAACACTCCGTCCAAGATATGCTTAATTT CGACACTGTGGCAGCTGTCCTGTCATGCCTGTTCATGGAGCTGGCTCGGCATCCGAAAGAGTACCGGAAGCTGCAAGACGAAGTCGATGAGTACTTCAGAGGACATGACAAGCCTGAACATGCCGCCCTTTCAAAGCTACGATATCTTCAAGCCTGCATCGATGAATCATTACGTCTGCATCCACCTGTGCCATCGGGTGTCCAGCGAATGACGCCGCCAGAGGGTCTTCAAGTAGACGACGTCTGGCTTCCTGGAGACACCATTGTCTTTGTGCCCTCGTATACACAATACAGAG ACGCCAGGTTCTTTGAAAGACCAGACGACTTCATCCCAGAACGATGGATCGACCAGCCAGAGCTCATCAAGAATGCCTCAGTCTACGTGCCATTCTCGACAG GACACGACGTATGTATCGGGAAACAGCTCGGCCTCCTAGAGACGCGATTTGTGACTAGCGCCATCGTGCATAAGTACAACTTGCGATATGCACAGGGGCAGACAGGGGAGATGTTCCTGGAGGGCAACAAGGACACGGGTACGCTGACCGTTGCTCCGCTCAATGTGGTATTCTCGCCGAGGAAAGCGTAA
- a CDS encoding 2OG-Fe(II)oxygenase superfamily protein, which produces MFVLEREGCYKNTIVQHPPSCKPQFARLRGAPKTNEPTMTVAAAPAGSEAALPVVDLRSFDSVEDLAADLMRVGKDPGFFYVVGHELRDDVAADMFALAKSFFSSPLEEKLVYANGSGDLGYTGMREETYVVLSPIYHAYGVSPFVKKQLSGAGPGDVKESFYLSDPGKTTQLLPTELESRRETMAAFFAGCDNLAKTLLEGLAVGLGMPRDFLSKAHTGECCRMRLINYPPVSEVSSSTTTSSPPDDAPTSNSEDIRAGAHSDYGSLTLLFRQPSDQGGLQVLRGGGGNKPSAWADVPCIPNAIVVNIGDALEFWTAGRLRSTVHRVAFPRSASENVARLSIPVFIQPDRHVVLAPIKEDRGDSGGGGAGAEFLEVLRRKGYESAEPVTSREHLERRIRATYGKA; this is translated from the exons ATGTTTGTTCTAGAGCGAGAAGGGTGTTACAAGAATACCATTGTCCAACACCCCCCGTCTTGCAAACCCCAGTTTGCGCGTCTGCGCGGTGCGCCGAAAACCAACGAGCCAACCATGACCGTGGCCGCGGCGCCGGCGGGGTCGGAGGCGGCGCTACCAGTTGTTGACTTGCGGTCCTTCGACTCGGTCGAGGACCTTGCGGCCGACCTCATGCGCGTCGGCAAGGATCCCGGTTTCTTCTACGTTGTTGGCCACGAGCTGCGCGACGACGTCGCAGCCGACATGTTTGCTCTTGCCAAGAGCTTCTTCAGCTCACCCCTTGAAGAGAAGTTGGTGTACGCCAACGGCAGCGGCGACCTG GGTTACACCGGTATGAGAGAAGAAACGTATGTTGTGCTCAGCCCCATCTACCATGCTTATGGTGTTTCCCCTTTCGTAAAGAAACA GCTTTCGGGAGCAGGGCCAGGCGACGTTAAAGAGTCCTTTTACCTATCAGACCCCGGTAAAACGACGCAGCTGCTTCCAACCGAGTTGGAGTCCCGCCGAGAGACAATGGCGGCCTTCTTTGCGGGTTGCGACAACCTCGCAAAGACTCTTTTGGAAGGACTTGCAGTTGGATTAGGC ATGCCAAGAGATTTTCTATCAAAGGCCCATACTGGCGAATGTTGTCGTATGCGTCTCATAAACTACCCCCCGGTATCCGAGGTCTCATcatccaccaccacctcctcGCCTCCAGACGACGCCCCAACCTCTAACTCGGAAGATATCCGAGCGGGCGCCCACTCCGATTACGGCTCACTTACCCTGCTCTTCCGCCAGCCTTCGGACCAGGGCGGCCTTCAGGTCctgcgaggaggaggaggaaacaAGCCCTCCGCGTGGGCTGACGTCCCCTGCATCCCCAATGCCATTGTCGTCAACATAGGCGACGCTCTGGAGTTCTGGACCGCAGGGAGACTGCGGTCTACGGTGCACAGGGTCGCCTTTCCCAGGTCCGCGAGCGAGAATGTCGCGAGGTTAAGTATACCCGTGTTCATACAGCCTGATCGCCACGTCGTGTTGGCACCCATCAAGGAGGACCGAGGGgatagcggcggcggcggtgcggGTGCCGAGTTTTTGGAGGTTTTGAGAAGAAAGGGGTACGAAAGTGCCGAGCCTGTTACCAGTCGGGAGCATTTGGAGCGACGGATACGAGCGACGTACGGCAAGGCTTAA